In a single window of the Streptomyces sp. NBC_00285 genome:
- a CDS encoding SGNH/GDSL hydrolase family protein produces the protein MRRSRFAAYVGSLLLALAAVLTGTGTAHAAEGPYVALGDSYSSGVGAGSYLGSSGDCKRSTKAYPYLWAAAHSPSSFAFTACSGARTGDVLANQLTPLSSATALVSISVGGNDAGFADVMTTCVLQSDSSCLARINTAKGYVDSTLPGQLDKVYSAISGRAPNARVVVLGYPHFYKLGATCLGLSETKRKAINGAADYLDTAVAKRAADHGFAWGDVRPTFTGHELCSGSAWLHSLNLLNIGESYHPTAGGQSGGYLPVLNSAA, from the coding sequence ATGAGACGTTCCCGATTTGCCGCTTACGTCGGCTCGCTCCTCCTCGCCCTCGCCGCCGTCCTCACCGGGACGGGCACCGCCCACGCGGCCGAAGGCCCCTATGTGGCCCTGGGGGACTCGTACTCCTCGGGTGTCGGCGCCGGCAGCTACCTCGGCTCCAGCGGTGACTGCAAGCGCAGCACGAAGGCCTACCCCTACCTCTGGGCCGCCGCCCACTCACCCTCGTCGTTCGCCTTCACGGCGTGCTCGGGCGCTCGAACGGGTGATGTTCTGGCGAACCAGCTGACGCCGCTCAGCTCCGCCACCGCCCTCGTCTCGATCAGTGTCGGCGGCAACGACGCGGGCTTTGCCGACGTCATGACGACCTGTGTGCTCCAGTCCGACAGCTCCTGCCTGGCCCGGATCAACACCGCGAAGGGGTACGTCGACTCGACGCTGCCGGGCCAACTGGACAAGGTCTACTCGGCGATCAGCGGCCGGGCCCCCAACGCCCGCGTGGTCGTCCTCGGCTACCCCCACTTCTACAAGCTCGGCGCCACCTGCCTCGGCCTCTCCGAGACCAAGCGGAAGGCGATCAACGGCGCCGCCGACTACCTCGACACCGCGGTCGCCAAGCGCGCCGCGGACCACGGCTTCGCCTGGGGCGACGTCCGCCCCACCTTCACCGGGCACGAACTCTGCTCCGGCAGCGCATGGCTGCACAGCCTCAACCTGCTCAACATCGGTGAGTCGTACCACCCGACCGCGGGCGGCCAGTCCGGCGGCTACCTTCCGGTACTGAACAGCGCGGCCTGA
- a CDS encoding GNAT family N-acetyltransferase, protein MDIDVYRPGELSAADRAAWTALQSKAHLQGSPGLANPFLSPEFTLAVGRYRRGVRIAVVRERDEPVAFLPYQRTAAGVGRAVGLGISDAQGLVHRPGFTWDARELLRSCGLAVWEFDHLVEEQGPFESDASRGFPSPVLDVDQGYETYLAQLRKRSPKFTRTTLAKERRLHRAASEVRYVHDERDPAVLRTLMGWKSAQYRRTGRSDRFAHQWISGLVRQLFHTRSDSFAGILSVLYADGKPVAAHFGLRTERVLACWFPAYDPEYATYSPGLILHLRMAEAAAADGIAYLDLGRGHKEYKDSLKTRELTVSEGWVTRRHPIAALHRVRRVPVRALRNAVVTRPELFEPADRFLKKVGKIRTVPSVTVKPTKT, encoded by the coding sequence ATGGACATCGACGTGTACCGCCCCGGCGAGTTGAGTGCCGCCGACCGGGCGGCGTGGACGGCCCTGCAGTCCAAGGCCCATCTGCAGGGCTCGCCCGGGCTCGCGAACCCGTTCCTGTCCCCCGAGTTCACGCTGGCGGTGGGCCGGTACAGACGGGGCGTGCGGATCGCGGTGGTACGGGAGCGCGACGAGCCCGTCGCGTTCCTTCCGTACCAGCGCACCGCCGCCGGCGTCGGCCGGGCCGTGGGCCTCGGCATCTCGGACGCCCAGGGCCTCGTGCACCGGCCCGGATTCACCTGGGACGCAAGGGAGTTGCTGCGCTCCTGCGGGCTCGCCGTGTGGGAGTTCGACCATCTGGTGGAAGAACAGGGGCCGTTCGAGTCGGACGCCTCCCGTGGCTTCCCCTCCCCTGTGCTGGACGTGGACCAGGGCTACGAGACGTATCTGGCCCAACTGCGCAAGCGCTCACCGAAGTTCACCAGGACCACCCTCGCCAAGGAGCGCAGGCTGCACCGCGCCGCGAGCGAGGTGCGCTACGTCCACGACGAGCGCGATCCGGCCGTTCTGCGCACGTTGATGGGCTGGAAGTCCGCCCAGTACCGCAGGACCGGCCGCAGCGACCGCTTCGCCCACCAGTGGATCTCCGGGCTCGTACGGCAGTTGTTCCACACCCGCTCCGACTCGTTCGCCGGCATCCTGTCGGTGCTGTACGCCGACGGGAAGCCGGTCGCCGCCCATTTCGGGCTGCGCACCGAGCGCGTGCTGGCCTGCTGGTTCCCTGCGTACGACCCGGAGTACGCGACCTACTCGCCGGGCCTGATCCTGCATCTGCGCATGGCCGAGGCGGCCGCCGCCGACGGCATCGCGTACCTCGATCTGGGCCGGGGCCACAAGGAGTACAAGGACTCCCTGAAGACACGGGAACTGACCGTGTCGGAGGGGTGGGTGACCCGTAGGCACCCGATCGCGGCGCTACACCGCGTCCGCCGGGTTCCGGTACGGGCACTGCGCAACGCCGTGGTGACGCGGCCGGAGCTGTTCGAACCCGCCGACAGATTTTTGAAGAAGGTGGGAAAGATCCGTACGGTTCCGTCTGTAACGGTCAAACCAACAAAAACGTGA
- a CDS encoding glycosyltransferase family 2 protein: MSSVLRPPTTGQGGPVASRYRPISTHLAIAPPVSVVIPAMNEAENLPYVFKTLPDWIHEVVLVDGNSTDDTVAVARGLWPEVKVVKQHGKGKGDALITGFEACTGDIVVMIDADGSADGNEIVSYVSALVSGADFAKGSRFANGGGTDDMTFIRKLGNWALCTIVNRKFGARYTDLCYGYNAFWRHCLDEIDLDCTGFEVETLMNIRVVKAGLKVQEIPSYEYLRIHGASNLRAVRDGFRVLNVILGERSNRRALRRRIHHSPMLDSHRGEVS; encoded by the coding sequence ATGAGTTCAGTTCTGCGCCCGCCGACTACGGGCCAGGGTGGGCCAGTAGCCAGCCGGTACCGACCGATCTCCACTCACCTGGCCATAGCGCCACCGGTGAGTGTGGTCATACCCGCCATGAACGAGGCGGAGAACCTTCCGTACGTCTTCAAGACCTTGCCGGACTGGATCCACGAAGTGGTTCTCGTGGACGGCAACTCCACCGACGACACCGTCGCGGTGGCCCGCGGGCTGTGGCCCGAGGTGAAGGTCGTGAAGCAGCACGGCAAGGGCAAGGGGGACGCGCTGATCACCGGGTTCGAAGCCTGCACCGGTGACATCGTCGTCATGATCGACGCGGACGGCTCGGCCGACGGCAACGAGATCGTCTCCTATGTCTCCGCCCTCGTCTCGGGCGCGGACTTCGCCAAGGGGTCCCGCTTCGCCAACGGCGGCGGCACCGACGACATGACCTTCATCCGCAAGCTCGGCAACTGGGCGCTGTGCACCATCGTCAACCGCAAGTTCGGCGCCCGCTACACGGATCTCTGCTACGGGTACAACGCGTTCTGGCGGCACTGCCTCGACGAGATCGACCTCGACTGCACGGGCTTCGAGGTGGAGACCCTGATGAACATCCGGGTGGTCAAGGCCGGGCTCAAGGTGCAGGAGATTCCGAGCTACGAGTACCTCCGCATCCACGGCGCCAGCAACCTGCGGGCGGTCCGGGACGGGTTCCGGGTGCTCAACGTGATCCTCGGGGAGCGGTCCAACCGGCGTGCGCTGCGTCGCCGTATCCACCACT